One window from the genome of Thalassospira xiamenensis M-5 = DSM 17429 encodes:
- a CDS encoding MFS transporter, whose protein sequence is MITAAARNGFFGNLPILALALASFGIGTTEFVIMGLLPDVATDLGVSIPDAGLLVTGYALGVTFGAPFLAIATSKMDRRHALLMLMAIFIFGNFLCAMAPDYWLLMAARVVTAFCHGAFFGLGAVVAANLVAPHKRVQAIALMFSGLTLANVLGVPFGTALGQELGWRSTFWAVVGIGVFAAVALYFCLPRKIAASGGSLIAEARALAKTQVIFAMAISVLASASMFSVFTYITPMLQNITGISARQVTYVLLLFGAGLTIGNYIGGRLGDWRLMPAIIATFVLLIAILAVFAETITNVIPAVATVFVWGVVSFALVSPLQMRVVNEATEAPNLASTLNQGAFNLGNASGAWFGGIAITQGVSYQDIPWLGAGIAVIALVFAVWSHLIDRRDEAFIETAASA, encoded by the coding sequence ATGATAACTGCTGCTGCCCGTAATGGTTTCTTTGGAAACCTTCCGATCCTTGCTCTTGCGCTCGCATCCTTCGGGATCGGCACGACCGAATTTGTTATCATGGGATTGTTGCCGGATGTGGCGACAGATCTTGGTGTAAGTATTCCCGATGCCGGGTTGCTGGTTACCGGTTATGCGTTGGGTGTTACGTTTGGCGCGCCGTTTCTGGCGATTGCGACGTCAAAAATGGATCGTCGTCATGCCTTGCTGATGCTGATGGCAATTTTCATTTTCGGCAATTTCCTGTGTGCGATGGCACCGGACTACTGGCTTTTGATGGCGGCCCGTGTTGTGACCGCATTCTGCCATGGGGCATTCTTTGGTCTGGGGGCTGTTGTTGCGGCAAATCTTGTTGCGCCACATAAACGGGTACAGGCCATTGCCTTGATGTTTTCCGGTCTGACATTGGCGAATGTTCTTGGTGTCCCGTTTGGCACGGCACTTGGTCAGGAACTTGGTTGGCGTTCGACTTTCTGGGCGGTTGTCGGGATCGGGGTTTTTGCGGCTGTGGCACTTTATTTCTGTTTGCCGCGTAAAATCGCCGCATCGGGCGGTAGCTTGATTGCCGAAGCCCGGGCTCTGGCGAAAACCCAGGTTATCTTTGCCATGGCGATCAGTGTTCTGGCTTCGGCCAGCATGTTCAGCGTGTTTACCTATATCACCCCGATGTTGCAGAACATCACCGGCATTTCGGCACGGCAGGTAACCTATGTTCTGTTGCTGTTCGGTGCCGGTTTGACGATAGGCAACTATATCGGTGGCCGTCTGGGGGATTGGCGCCTGATGCCCGCAATCATTGCGACGTTTGTTCTCCTGATTGCGATACTTGCCGTATTTGCTGAAACCATCACCAATGTGATCCCGGCCGTGGCAACGGTTTTTGTCTGGGGGGTGGTTTCCTTCGCGCTGGTTTCGCCGCTTCAGATGCGGGTGGTTAACGAAGCCACGGAGGCGCCCAATCTTGCATCGACCCTTAATCAGGGAGCCTTCAATCTTGGTAATGCTTCTGGTGCCTGGTTTGGTGGTATCGCGATTACACAGGGCGTTTCCTATCAGGATATCCCATGGCTTGGTGCCGGGATTGCGGTGATTGCCTTAGTGTTTGCAGTCTGGAGCCACCTGATTGATCGCCGGGACGAGGCCTTTATCGAAACCGCAGCCAGCGCCTGA
- a CDS encoding TSUP family transporter, protein MEFGVDLLLILFAVAAFAGMVDSIAGGGGLITIPALLWAGITPAQALATNKLQGSFGSLTSSINFIRKGYVDPRNMVLAIVLTFAGSALGTVLVQMLDTSILLKILPALLILIALYFLFSPRVGDIDAHQIISKSVFAFTAGFGIGFYDGFFGPGTGSFFSIAFVALLGFNMTKATAHTKVLNFTSNFASLVMFIAGGEVVWIIGVVMAVGSLIGAQIGSHMVMKVGARLVRPLLVVTSIAISIKLIIDQYGSTISQYWDQMQVWTG, encoded by the coding sequence ATGGAATTTGGCGTTGATCTTTTACTGATACTTTTTGCTGTCGCAGCCTTCGCCGGCATGGTTGATTCAATAGCCGGCGGCGGTGGATTGATTACCATCCCGGCCCTGCTCTGGGCGGGTATTACCCCGGCACAGGCTTTGGCAACCAACAAGCTGCAGGGCAGCTTTGGCAGCCTGACATCTTCAATCAACTTTATCCGTAAGGGTTATGTTGATCCGCGCAATATGGTACTGGCGATTGTACTGACATTTGCCGGATCAGCACTTGGCACCGTGCTGGTACAGATGCTTGATACCAGCATCCTGCTTAAAATCCTTCCGGCCCTGTTGATCCTGATTGCGCTTTATTTCCTTTTCTCGCCGCGCGTTGGTGACATTGACGCCCATCAGATCATCAGCAAGTCCGTATTTGCCTTTACGGCTGGATTTGGCATCGGCTTTTACGACGGCTTTTTCGGACCGGGTACCGGATCATTCTTTTCCATCGCTTTTGTCGCCTTGCTTGGCTTCAACATGACAAAGGCAACTGCTCATACCAAGGTCCTGAACTTCACATCAAATTTCGCGTCACTGGTCATGTTCATTGCCGGTGGCGAAGTCGTCTGGATCATCGGAGTGGTTATGGCCGTCGGCTCTTTGATCGGCGCCCAGATCGGATCCCATATGGTTATGAAGGTCGGTGCACGGCTCGTACGCCCGCTTCTGGTTGTCACCTCTATCGCGATTTCGATCAAACTGATCATCGACCAGTACGGCAGCACCATCAGCCAGTATTGGGATCAGATGCAGGTTTGGACCGGATAA
- the mutM gene encoding bifunctional DNA-formamidopyrimidine glycosylase/DNA-(apurinic or apyrimidinic site) lyase — MPELPEVETVTRGLTPVMEGFVVDHVVQRRPNLRFPFPENFVGRMAGRRINQLTRRAKYILGYLDDGQVLLVHLGMSGRMTIFDDPLVRVPAPAKHDHVDFVMQSGAVVRFTDPRRFGVITLIAADEVNTHKMLVDIGPEPLGNSFNATVLAAGIAKRASPIKTVLLDQRLVAGLGNIYVCEALFRSGIAPDRLAKDLKPDEIERLYREIRLVLEDAIAAGGSSLKDHRQANGELGYFQHSFRVYGREGEGCSADGCGSTVGRIVQAGRSTFFCPTCQK; from the coding sequence ATGCCTGAATTGCCTGAAGTCGAAACGGTGACACGCGGTCTGACGCCGGTGATGGAAGGTTTCGTGGTTGATCACGTTGTGCAACGCCGTCCAAACCTGCGTTTTCCATTTCCGGAAAATTTTGTGGGACGCATGGCGGGGCGCCGGATCAATCAGCTGACCCGTCGGGCAAAATATATCCTGGGCTATCTGGATGACGGGCAGGTTTTGTTGGTCCATCTTGGAATGTCGGGCCGGATGACGATTTTTGATGATCCCTTGGTGCGGGTTCCAGCCCCTGCAAAGCACGATCACGTCGATTTTGTCATGCAGAGTGGAGCGGTTGTCCGGTTTACCGATCCGCGGCGGTTCGGTGTCATCACCCTGATTGCTGCGGACGAGGTTAACACCCACAAGATGCTTGTCGATATTGGGCCGGAACCATTGGGCAACAGTTTTAATGCGACCGTTCTGGCGGCGGGAATAGCCAAACGCGCAAGTCCGATCAAAACGGTGCTGCTTGATCAGCGATTGGTTGCGGGACTTGGTAATATCTATGTATGCGAAGCATTGTTCAGATCGGGCATCGCGCCGGACCGTTTGGCCAAGGATTTGAAACCGGACGAGATTGAACGTCTTTACCGGGAAATCCGGTTGGTTCTTGAGGACGCGATTGCCGCCGGAGGATCGAGCCTGAAAGATCATCGTCAGGCCAATGGCGAGCTTGGCTATTTTCAGCACAGCTTCCGCGTCTATGGCCGAGAGGGTGAGGGTTGCTCTGCCGATGGTTGCGGCAGCACCGTCGGGCGAATCGTACAGGCAGGGCGATCAACCTTCTTCTGCCCGACATGTCAGAAATAA